The sequence CTTCAACGGAAATGAGTGTATTTGATCTTAAAACCTCATCTTTCACAGCCTCCACGCAGAGCCCACAAATCCAGCGGCCTTGGTAGCGGTCACGGACATGAGAAATATAAACGGCGGTGCAATCCTCTGTGAATCCGCAGGAGTGACATTTCACTGATTCTACTGAGGGAATTGATTGAGTTTCTGCCATAGCCATTGAAGATTGAAGATTGAACTCAACACTCTCTCTTCTACAAATGTCTGCGTCTCGTATCCTTTTCTATGTTTTTTGTTTGGGAATTTATGTGGTGAGAGACAGAGATATCAGAAAGGTGGATTTTATACATGGGTGTTACTGTTTTTGTCTCCAtggtattaattaattattgttttaGAAAGTTggtcaaattttgaaatatatataaattatatatattttttttgataaataacTATAGCAAATGTAACTACAAAATACTAATATATTAAATGGGTCAAAACTTTAATTAAGTGGGTCATAACAATCATGTTGTTAAAACCGGAACagttaaaaatttgaaaaaaatagagGAATTTACATGTAAAATCatgtttgatattttttttacagttAAGGAAagtggttttttatttttatcaaaaactcatatttcttttttacttttgtCAAATTACAGCAGTTAATCAAatttgaaaacaatttgagtagatttgacagttatttattttacattttaagaattaagttatttttttttttttgacaaaattaagtTATTACTTTTAATGTATTCATAATAAGATTTTATAGTATAATTAGGTTgtaattattattatgattCATGACTTTCATGtaacttatccaaaaaaaaaaaagaatcaaagGTCAGAGATTTAATTGGAGTTCAACGAGAATTTAATTGAGGTTCAAAAATcatataaaaatcatatttttattcacatttaattttataataaagtatatcattaactatatttataaaagttatattaatataataacatttaatttatatgaaaacatatattttaaaatatcaaattaaattggttcaaaaaatatcaaattaaatatctttcaaaaaaaatcaaattaataaatttaatattaaaaaatataaaaattaaaaaatttatatactttttaaattaaatagttattatttttattaatattacgAACACTtaaataataagaaattttatttataaaaaaataataagaaattataaataatagaatTGTTATGAATAAATTAATGGATGTCCATAAGTATAACCACTGTAACTCCTCATTCTTTAATGTTGTAACTCTTCATTCATTAAGGTTGTAACTCTATATTCCTTAATGTTTGTAACTACATAATTTATGTTCTTATGTAACCTATATATATAGGTTTCTTTGATGTAATACAATACAAGTAAAAAGGTCATTGGTTTCGCACATATCGTACACCAAAGCATCTTGTTGATCTTTATCAACAAACATTGAAGCAAAAcaacaagaaagaaacaaatcTTGTGTATGAAGATGACGAAGATGACTTTGATAGTAGCAATACAACCCTGAAGGTTGATGATTTCATTCCCCCCAAGGATATAAATTAAACATAGCAGTAGTAGATTATTTATTTTGGATGTTTAAGGGTTACACTAGGATCTCTTTATTCTTATGACTTTATGGATTTGTGTTAAACTATgagtttatgattttatgaaTTTTGCTATTATGAATGCATGAGATATGATTGAACTTGACTTATTCAAATTAATTGTCTGTATGTGactgttattttatttatttgaagaACATGGATAGTGAAGTTTGACATTATGGAAGGCTCCGGAAGAGCTAATATATTATTGCCTATAGGAACGAAATTTGACATTATGGATGCATTGTAGTCTTCCAAGTCTCAAAGAAATTTATTGAGTTTTAAAGATATTCGTCAGAATGGATATCATATTGAGACAATAAGTGAAGGAAATGTAGAATACATTCAAATCACAAGTATGACTCAAGGCACTAAACATATCGTTAAGAAATTACCTGCATTCTCTACCGGATTGTACTGTACTAAAATTAGTACAATTGAATCATATGCTATAGTAAACCAGAAGTTTACTGATAATATTACTGTTTGGCATGACCAGTTAGGCCATCCGGGTTCAATAATGATGCGAAAAATAATCAAAAATTCATGTGGACATTCATTGAAGAACCAGCAGATTCTCCCTAATGATTTTACATGTGCTGCTTGCTCACAAGGAAAATTAATAAATAGGCATTCACCAGCCAAAGTTATACATGAATCTATCAATTTTCTGGAACGCATATAAGGAGATATTTATGGGCCAATTCACCCACCGTGTGGATCATTTAgatattttatggttttaatcgaTGCATCGACTAGATGGTCACACGTCTCCCTATTATCAACTCGCAACCTGGCGTTTGCGAGATTACTTGCTCAATTGATTAGATTAAGAGCacattttccagattttccTTTGAAGGCAATTCGCCTTGATAATGTTGGTGAATTTACTTCACAAGCTTTTAATGATTATTGCATGTCCTTTGGGATAACTGTTGAACATCTTGTAGCTCATGTTCATACACAAAATGGCCTAGTCGAATCGTTAATTAAACGTTTACAATTGATTGCTAGACCATTACTTATGAAGTCCAAACTCCCAATATCAGCCTGGGGACATGCTATATTACATGCAACATCATTAATTCGCATCAGGCCAATAAGTAATCAACAATTCTCCCCATCACAATTGGTTCTTAGTCAAAAACCAAATATTTATCATTTGAAAGTTTTTGGATGTGCGGTAAATGTTCCAATTGCTCCACCACAACGCACTAAGATGGGTCCTCAAAGGAGGATGGGATGTTGGATTTGAATCCCCATCAATTATTAAGTATCTTGAGCCAGCTACTGGAAATTTATTTAAGGCTCGATTTGCTAACTGTCATTTTAATGAGTCAAtttttccaacattagggggAGAAAAGAAACAGCTGGAAAAGAAAATTAGTTGGAATGAATTATCTCTGTCTCATTTTGATCCTCGTACTAAAGAATGTGAAATAGAAGTTCAAAagataattcatttacaaaactTAGTGAATCAATTGCTAGACGCATTTTCTGACCCAAAGAGAGTGACCAAGTCACATATTCCAGCTGTAAATGCTCCAAATATAATTGATGTCCCTGAAGGACAACATCAGACTGCTAATGAGTCTCACAGACGCATGAAGCGTGGTAGACCAATCGGTTCCAAAGATAAGAATCCTCGGAAaataaaaggagcagaatttgGCAATGGATTTTCCGAGGAACCAAATAGAAATGAAGGATCTCCTGAAGAGACCATACACATGAAAAAGAATGAAATTCAGGTACTTGAGAATGAAGAGATCTCAATCAATAATGTCATGTCGGGAATAAAATGGAACTGAAATAAAGTCGATGTCGATGAAATTTTTTGCATGCAATGTAGTAGTTGATGTTATGGATAAAGATGAGGATCATGAACCAAAATCCATTGAAGAGTGTACACAAAGTAATaattggccaaaatggaaaGAAGCAATTGAGACAGAATTGAAATATCTTGCAAAGAGAGAAGTATTTTGACCAGTAGTCCGTACACCTAAGGGTGTAAAACCAGTGGGATATAAATGGGTTTTTGTgagaaaaaggaatgaaatTTGTAAAATTGTGAGATATAAAGCACATTTAGTTGCACAAGGATTCTCACAAAGACCTgaaattgattatgaagaaacCTATTCTCCTGTGGTGGATGCAACTACTTTTCGGTTTCTCATAAGTCTGGCAATAAGAGAAGGACTTGGTTTACATTTGATGGATGTAGTCACAGCCTACTTATATGGGCCATTGGATAATGACATTTATATGAAAGTCCTAGAAGGATTTAAATTTGCAGAAGAAACAAAATCTAGTTCTCGAGAACATTACTGCATAAAGTTAAATAAATCTCTTTATGGATTGAAATAATATGCACGTGTATGATATAATCCTATTTGTGAATATTATTGGAACTCCTGAAGAGATTCCAAAAGTAGTGGATTATTTGAAAAAGGAATTTAAGATGAAAGATCTTGGAAAGACAAAATTTTATCTTGACTTACAAATTGATCATAGttaattatgtatatagttCTTTGTTTGCTTGTTTACATGTTCATTGCAATTGAATTTTATGCTTGTAATGAACGTAAGTGGTtagttatatgcatgattttattGTTTATATGCTCACTCTTATCTGATTGCTAAACTTGTAATTGTCGTGTTTGGTTGGTTGATGTGTCAAGCTTGTGGCAATAAATGACTAAGTGCTATTAgtatttattgttattaatgATAATTGAGATTGAAATGTGATTGATGGTTGGTATGTAATTATTTGGTTATTAATTCTATTTAagtgaattaattatttataatggtTGTTCGATCACTTGGTGAAAATAAAGATCTTTTTCGACCTCGAACAGATAAGGAAGAGATTCTAGGTCCTGAAGTACCATATCTCAGTGCAATAGGTGCACTAATGTATCTTACTAACAATATGAGGCTAGATATTGCTTTTTCTGTCAATTTGTTATCCAGATATAGCTTTGCATCTACAAGAAGGCATTGGAATGGAATTAAGCATATATTATGTTATCTTCAAGGAACTATTGATTCAATACATTTATTCACATATGGAAGTACAACTATATCTTGGCGCTCTACGAAGCAAACTATTACAGTTACTTCCTCAAATCATGCTGAGTTAATTGTTATTCATGAAGCAAGCCGAGAATGTGTTTGGCTAAAGATCGTTAACCAAAGCATATACGAGAATCATGTGGTAGATCATCAGATGAAGGATCATCGACTACAGTATATGAAGATAATGTAGCTTTCATTGCTCAACTGACGGAAGACTACATTAAAGGAGACAGAATAAAACATATTTCACCAAAATTTTTCTTTACCCATGATCTTCAACAGAATGGTGAAATCAGTATTCAGCAAATTCGATCAAGTGACAATCTGGCAGATTTGTTCACAAAGTCATTACCTTCTAAGAAATTGGTTTACGGTATTGGAATGCACCGTCTCAGAGATCTTCAGTAATACTGCGAATATGGGGAGTAATTATTATACTCTTTTTCCCTTAACCAATGGTTTTGTCCCACTGGGTTTTACTTGGTAAGGTTTTTAATGAGGCAGTCCCCTATTCGCATGGATGGACATCCAAGGGGGAGTGTTATGAATAAATTAATGGATGTCCATAAGTATAACCAttgtaactcttcattccttaaTGTTGTAACTCTTCATTCATTAAGGTTGTAACTCTGTATTCCTTAATGTCTGTAACTACATAATTTATGTTCTTATGTAACCTATATATTCATAAGCCTATAAATATAGGTTTCTTTGATGTAATACAATACAAGTAAAAGGACAAGTGAAATACAAGCTTACACTCTCTCCATTGTTCTTATTCTATTGCATGTTATTTTCCTTGTTTGATAAcaagaatatatattttataattcaacttaaattatttaatttattagatttttaaattaaatttgtatgtatttaaaatttaaatactaatgaaactttattaatattaaataatattttaagttatTTAGTTATAACAtatggttatttttttttaaaacaaaaaaacaatgcATTAATGAGCCAGATTATGGCAAAATTGTAACAATAAAACAGAAACAAAACTTGGTAATAAATTTAAAACAGAAGGGCAAGTAGATAAACGAGAAgactgtgctaacacatgtgccatcccattcgcttgccgccgtatccatttgaccgagtaagagtcatttgatattagaatcgatcgtatttgaataattctatccCCAAATTCAGAATCATCAACAAAAGTAGAATTTATTGCATCAATTACttgtttagcatcagattcgaaAACCACATTTCTTATTCCATCAACTTGTAGCCATTACATAGCTTGTAATAGAGCTTCGGCCTCACATTCTCGTGTTGTCAGACAATATAACAGACCCGCATATCTCCCTATTACAAACTGCCCATGTGCATCTCGTACTGCTGCTCCCATCCCTGCATGACCATCAGTGTTAAAACATGCAGCATCAACACAACATGAGAGAAATCCTTCCGATGGTGGGTGCCAAGCCGTGCAACCAGCAGATGAAATATTTCCTGCTACTGTACTTCCGATCTGCTGTTCTCACGTACCAGTCCGATTTCTCAAGGCATTTGCTTCTGACCAATCATTAAGTACTGTGCAAGCTTGAGCCACTATTTGATCTGTTGTACGAATATCATACTGCCAAAGACGGGTATTTCTAGCCTGCCATAAGCTCCAGAGGTGCATCAAAAATGTTTTCACAATTTTTTCCGGTGCTActctaatcatattatgaaaCCATGATGTCAAGTTCTCAGCCACTGCCGCCTCCGCATTAATTCGATCCAGAAGTCCCGCCTTCTGCCACACTCTTATTGCTCCTGTACATTCAATAAAAAGATGTCATCCATCCTCCCAAGGGTCGTTACATATCACACAAGTACTACATACTTATAACCTGCGTATTTGGAGATTCACACGTGTTGGGAGACAATTGCGTGCTAGTTGCCAGCCAAAATGTCGGACCTTGTGTGGAATTTCAGTACCATAATTTTTTCCAAGCACCCTGAACATGAAATCTCTCTCCTGCTTCTAGCGTTGTAGCCAGTCGGTAAGCACTTTTCACTGTGTAACGTCCTGAAGAATGGGATTTCCATATTAACCGATCCTCACTAGTCAAAGTACCAACAGACCGCTTATGAATTTCTGTAATATCTCTATGCTCGAAAATTTCCTCCAACAGCTCTTCATCCCAATCCCTGGAATTATGGATAAACAAATCATTGACTTTCAAATACTCCAACCCTTCCACCATAGGGGTTCGTATATAGCCATCCTCCTCATCACGCAACCATCTCTCAGTCCATACATTTATTGATTGACCGTTTCCAATTTTCCATCTGATTCCTCCTTTAATGATTAGTTAGGAACTCCAGATACTTCGCCATATAAAGCTTGGTGAATGCCCCAATGAGGCCCCCATAAAATCCCCTCTTagataatatttagctttgaaaactCTACTAACAAGCGAAGCTGGATTGGTAAATAACCGCCATCCCTGTTTTCCCAACATAGCAAGATTAAAGGCCGTGAAATTTCAGAAACTCAGTCCTCCCAACAATTTTGGAGCACACAATTTTTCCCATGCCATCCAATTCAGTCCTCTCTCACCTGACTTTTTAttaccccaccaaaatgaattcAGCATTCGCTGTAATTCCTCCGCCGTCGATATAGGGAGTAGGAATACACTCATGAAATAGATTGGGATGGCTTGCCTTGCTGCTTGAAT comes from Euphorbia lathyris chromosome 8, ddEupLath1.1, whole genome shotgun sequence and encodes:
- the LOC136203797 gene encoding uncharacterized protein, coding for MAMAETQSIPSVESVKCHSCGFTEDCTAVYISHVRDRYQGRWICGLCVEAVKDEVLRSNTLISVEEALNRHISFFNKFKSSTPPNETEHPISAIGRILRRRLDSPRPIRSNSISKRASLFRSESC